Proteins encoded in a region of the Puntigrus tetrazona isolate hp1 chromosome 12, ASM1883169v1, whole genome shotgun sequence genome:
- the lrrc3ca gene encoding leucine-rich repeat-containing protein 3B — MLLPSGWLLRHSVVMWLLFHSLVLMTLCFHHAATSCSKRCYCSDSEGSFGGKTMRCSNLHLTEIPQDIPNDTQRLYLDYNLLTSIPANAFHDLPLLAELDLSHNELALLEPGAFRGLGVSLQFLDLSSNQLKTLDPDAFEGVRARSNLTGNPWHCDCRLQTALPRLDLEPVSLTGIICQTSEPSDSEANGVPFLLAKDLDLCVVLKKTTDVAMLVTMFGWFTMVISYLVYYVRHNQEDARRHLEYLKSLPSRQGKSEESSTISTVV; from the coding sequence ATGCTGCTACCTTCAGGTTGGCTGCTTCGGCACTCTGTGGTCATGTGGTTGCTTTTTCACAGCTTAGTGCTGATGACACTGTGTTTCCACCATGCTGCGACTTCCTGCTCCAAACGCTGCTACTGTTCAGACAGCGAGGGCTCATTTGGCGGTAAGACTATGCGCTGCAGCAACCTGCATCTTACTGAGATCCCTCAGGACATTCCCAATGACACACAACGCCTCTACCTGGACTACAACCTCCTGACTAGTATCCCTGCCAATGCCTTTCATGATCTTCCACTGCTAGCTGAATTGGATCTCTCCCATAACGAACTAGCTTTACTTGAACCAGGAGCCTTTAGAGGCTTGGGCGTCTCTCTACAATTTCTGGATCTGTCGTCAAACCAGCTCAAGACACTAGACCCAGATGCCTTTGAAGGTGTTAGAGCACGATCCAACCTCACTGGAAACCCCTGGCACTGTGACTGCAGGCTGCAGACAGCCCTTCCACGCTTAGACCTAGAGCCTGTGTCTTTGACTGGCATTATCTGTCAGACATCTGAGCCCTCAGACTCTGAAGCCAATGGCGTGCCTTTCCTGCTGGCCAAAGACCTGGACCTGTGTGTGGTGCTCAAAAAGACCACGGACGTGGCCATGTTGGTGACCATGTTTGGATGGTTCACCATGGTCATCTCCTATCTGGTCTACTATGTGAGACACAATCAGGAAGATGCCAGGCGCCACCTGGAGTATCTCAAGTCTCTGCCCAGCAGGCAGGGCAAGTCTGAGGAGTCTTCCACCATTAGCACTGTGGTATAG